From one Bacteroides eggerthii genomic stretch:
- the miaA gene encoding tRNA (adenosine(37)-N6)-dimethylallyltransferase MiaA, translating to MPDYDLIAILGPTASGKTPFAAALAAELNTEIISADSRQIYRNMDLGTGKDLADYTVNGKQIPYHLIDIADPGYKYNVFEYQRDFLTAYESIKQKGCLPIVCGGTGMYLESVLKGYKLLPVPENPELRIRLAGKSLEELTEMLKTYKNLHNTTDVDTVKRAIRAIEIEEYYAHTPVDKRSFPLLNSLIIGVNIDRELRREKITRRLRQRLDEGMIDEVRRLIEQGIPPEDLIYYGLEYKYLTLYVIGKLTYDEMFNQLETAIHQFAKRQMTWFRGMERRGFTIHWINVQWPMEEKIAFVKSKLKEI from the coding sequence ATGCCTGACTATGATTTAATTGCCATATTAGGTCCCACAGCATCCGGCAAAACTCCATTTGCCGCTGCATTGGCAGCAGAGCTAAATACAGAAATAATCAGTGCCGACTCTCGGCAAATATACCGTAACATGGATCTTGGTACAGGTAAAGACCTTGCCGACTATACAGTGAATGGCAAACAAATACCTTATCATCTCATTGACATTGCCGATCCGGGATATAAGTACAACGTCTTTGAATATCAACGTGATTTTCTGACCGCCTATGAAAGTATTAAACAAAAGGGTTGTCTGCCCATTGTATGCGGCGGAACTGGAATGTATTTAGAATCGGTACTCAAAGGATACAAATTGCTGCCCGTACCCGAAAATCCGGAATTACGCATCCGCTTAGCAGGCAAGTCCTTGGAAGAACTCACCGAAATGTTGAAAACCTATAAAAACTTGCATAATACGACGGATGTAGATACGGTGAAACGGGCAATCCGCGCCATTGAGATTGAAGAATATTATGCCCACACACCGGTAGACAAGCGTTCTTTTCCGCTATTGAACAGCCTCATTATCGGTGTGAACATAGACCGCGAACTGCGGCGTGAGAAAATCACCCGCCGCCTGCGCCAAAGGTTGGACGAAGGAATGATAGACGAAGTGCGCCGATTGATAGAGCAAGGGATTCCACCCGAAGATCTCATCTACTACGGATTGGAGTACAAATATCTGACACTTTACGTCATTGGCAAACTGACCTACGACGAAATGTTCAACCAACTGGAGACAGCTATCCATCAGTTTGCCAAACGCCAGATGACCTGGTTTCGGGGAATGGAGAGGCGGGGATTTACCATCCACTGGATAAACGTCCAATGGCCTATGGAAGAAAAGATAGCCTTTGTAAAGTCAAAACTCAAAGAGATTTAG
- a CDS encoding SusC/RagA family TonB-linked outer membrane protein → MVMKNVTKKNQKIPYLFLLMLFSCLMASAQSGITVRGTVFDNNGETVIGASVVLKGNNSIGTISDIDGNFILTVPNENPTLIVSFVGMKSKEVKATSKGLIKITLEDDSQQLEEVVVVGYGQQKKASVVGAITQTTGKVLERAAGVSDIGAALTGNLPGVVTTQGTGMPGEEEPKITIRGASSWNNNEDPLVLVDGIERPMSSVDISSVQSISVLKDASATAVYGVKGANGVILVTTKRGTEGSAKIDVGFNATLKSPSKLPNKYDSYDALMFRNTAIEHELALRPDSWEYIRPQSFIENYRNQTTVEQRERYPNVDWQKALFKDNTMSYNANINISGGTKFVKYFASADYVHEGDLFRVYDNGRGYNSGYGYDRINVRSNLDFNITKTTVLKVNLAGSNAIRKAPWSNTGHSEWQIGQQWSGAYNIAPDVFLPQYSDGSWGMYPLVSNTTNSAENISLGGTMQVTTTRINTDFTLEQDLKFITKGLSARATVSWDNVFVENNRGINDLFNSAQHKWIDPDTGQERYEQSYDTNNGFDWTQGVNWSTSPGAVDNGQTVRNLYYQAQLNWVRSFGKHNVTAMGLFSRQENARGSVMPTYREDWAFRTTYNYADRYFIEYNGAYNGSEKFSPENRFAFFNSGAIGWMVSEEPFMKFFREKKIVDMLKVRASYGEIGSDQLGPDPFDSSRRWLYMNQWAYGGHTVMDLNHTESIYTWYRESAIGNKDIQWEVVKKLNIGIDYSFLEGLFAGSVEFFRDVRSNIFVYGGDRSIPSYFGGTPPSVNKGKIRTSGYELELRINKTFANDLRLWGNFSMTHARNKVLVKDDQALRPAYQKSAGHSVNQYTSYIDAGFIQSYDQLFGAPAHDANDSQKLVGDYYIVDFNGDGVVDNKDQAPYGYTNSPENTFNATVGFEWKGFSAFAQFYGVTNVTRDVALNSFGSKLNTVFDNGTWWSKATPNADVVVPRWNSTPSYNDGTQFLYDGSYIRLKNVELAYTWNKGWIRKLGLGNLKIYVNGNNLWLWTRMPDDREANLSGAGYLGAYPTVKRYNFGIKFTL, encoded by the coding sequence GTGGTAATGAAAAATGTAACAAAAAAAAATCAAAAGATTCCTTACCTGTTTTTACTTATGCTGTTCAGCTGTCTGATGGCATCGGCACAAAGTGGGATAACGGTAAGGGGAACTGTCTTTGACAATAACGGTGAGACGGTCATTGGTGCCTCAGTGGTATTAAAAGGTAATAATTCAATAGGTACGATTTCAGATATAGATGGTAATTTCATACTGACTGTGCCCAATGAAAACCCTACTCTTATTGTTTCGTTTGTGGGAATGAAGTCCAAAGAGGTAAAAGCGACTTCGAAAGGTTTGATCAAAATAACCTTGGAAGATGATTCTCAGCAGTTAGAAGAGGTAGTGGTAGTTGGGTATGGTCAGCAAAAGAAAGCATCGGTAGTTGGTGCCATAACCCAAACAACAGGTAAGGTTTTGGAACGGGCAGCTGGTGTTTCAGACATAGGTGCTGCTTTGACAGGTAACTTACCGGGGGTTGTTACTACTCAAGGTACGGGTATGCCTGGCGAAGAAGAGCCGAAAATAACTATTCGTGGTGCAAGCTCATGGAATAACAACGAAGACCCATTGGTATTAGTAGATGGTATCGAGCGTCCTATGAGTTCTGTAGATATTAGTTCTGTACAATCTATTTCTGTATTGAAAGATGCTTCAGCAACTGCTGTCTATGGTGTAAAAGGTGCTAATGGTGTAATTCTTGTAACAACAAAACGTGGTACGGAGGGTAGTGCTAAAATAGATGTAGGTTTCAATGCTACTTTAAAATCTCCTTCAAAACTGCCTAATAAGTATGACTCCTATGATGCACTGATGTTCCGTAATACGGCTATTGAACATGAGTTGGCTTTGAGGCCGGATTCATGGGAATATATTCGTCCTCAATCGTTTATTGAAAACTATCGCAACCAGACTACTGTTGAACAGAGAGAACGTTATCCTAACGTCGATTGGCAAAAAGCTTTGTTTAAAGATAATACAATGTCTTATAATGCTAATATAAATATTAGCGGTGGTACGAAGTTTGTAAAGTATTTTGCTTCTGCTGATTATGTGCATGAAGGAGACCTTTTTAGAGTTTATGATAACGGGCGTGGGTATAACTCTGGTTATGGATATGACCGTATTAATGTGCGCAGTAATTTGGATTTCAATATTACAAAAACTACTGTGTTAAAAGTAAATTTAGCAGGTTCCAATGCCATTCGTAAAGCTCCATGGAGTAATACAGGACATTCTGAATGGCAGATTGGTCAGCAATGGTCAGGTGCATACAATATTGCTCCAGATGTGTTTCTACCGCAATATTCTGATGGTAGTTGGGGTATGTATCCACTTGTATCCAATACAACTAACTCGGCGGAAAATATTTCTTTAGGTGGTACGATGCAGGTTACAACAACACGTATCAATACAGATTTTACATTAGAACAAGATTTGAAGTTTATAACCAAAGGACTTTCTGCTCGGGCTACTGTTTCTTGGGATAATGTTTTTGTTGAAAACAATCGTGGTATCAATGATTTGTTTAATAGTGCACAACACAAGTGGATCGATCCAGATACAGGTCAGGAACGATATGAACAATCCTATGATACCAATAATGGTTTTGATTGGACCCAAGGTGTCAATTGGAGTACTTCTCCTGGTGCAGTAGATAATGGTCAAACTGTTCGTAATCTTTATTATCAGGCACAATTAAATTGGGTACGTAGTTTTGGAAAACATAACGTAACAGCTATGGGATTGTTTAGCCGCCAGGAAAATGCACGAGGGAGTGTAATGCCTACTTATCGTGAAGACTGGGCATTCCGTACTACTTATAATTATGCAGACCGTTATTTTATTGAGTATAATGGCGCATATAATGGCTCTGAAAAGTTTAGTCCTGAGAATCGTTTTGCTTTTTTCAATTCAGGAGCTATCGGTTGGATGGTTAGTGAGGAGCCTTTTATGAAGTTCTTCCGTGAAAAGAAAATAGTTGACATGCTGAAAGTACGTGCTTCTTATGGTGAAATTGGTTCTGACCAATTGGGGCCCGATCCTTTTGATTCTAGTCGTCGTTGGCTCTATATGAACCAGTGGGCTTATGGTGGGCACACTGTGATGGATCTAAATCATACAGAAAGTATTTATACATGGTATCGTGAGTCAGCTATTGGCAACAAAGATATTCAATGGGAAGTTGTGAAAAAACTGAATATTGGTATAGACTATTCATTTCTTGAGGGATTATTTGCCGGTAGTGTGGAATTTTTCCGGGATGTACGTTCTAATATTTTTGTTTATGGTGGTGATCGTTCTATTCCGTCTTATTTTGGTGGAACACCTCCATCTGTTAATAAAGGTAAGATTCGTACAAGCGGATATGAACTGGAGCTACGTATCAACAAGACATTTGCTAATGATTTACGTCTTTGGGGAAACTTCAGTATGACTCATGCTAGAAATAAGGTTTTAGTGAAAGATGACCAGGCTTTGCGTCCTGCATATCAAAAATCTGCTGGACATAGTGTAAATCAATATACTTCTTATATCGATGCAGGTTTTATTCAGAGTTATGACCAATTGTTTGGTGCTCCAGCTCATGATGCCAACGATTCTCAAAAACTAGTAGGAGATTACTACATTGTCGATTTCAATGGTGATGGTGTGGTAGATAACAAAGACCAAGCACCCTATGGCTATACAAATTCGCCTGAGAATACGTTTAATGCGACAGTGGGATTTGAGTGGAAAGGATTCAGTGCATTTGCACAATTCTACGGTGTGACTAATGTCACTCGTGACGTTGCCCTTAATAGTTTTGGCAGTAAATTGAACACTGTATTCGATAATGGTACATGGTGGTCAAAAGCTACTCCCAATGCAGATGTAGTTGTACCTCGTTGGAACTCTACACCAAGTTATAATGATGGAACTCAATTCCTATATGACGGTTCCTATATTCGTTTAAAGAATGTTGAATTAGCTTATACTTGGAATAAAGGATGGATCAGGAAACTTGGATTAGGCAATTTAAAGATTTATGTCAATGGCAATAATCTTTGGTTATGGACACGTATGCCC
- a CDS encoding glycoside hydrolase family 43 protein: MNKRSFFAILSALVVSAGTLGGFSSCNLSKANGNLPAVKDSTALFDYFTYKGNDDFYKENPLPDDESFYNPILPGWYSDPSICTNGEGDYFLVTSTFTYFPGVPIFHSRDLVNWKQVGHVLSRPSQLVNMKGQHVSGGIFAPAISYNPHNKTYYMVTTNVGAGNFFVKTQDPFGEWSDPIMLPEVGGIDPSFFFDEDGKAYIVNNDDAPDYKPEYSGHRTIRIQEFDVKSDKTIGPRKILVNKGVHPEEKPIWIEGPHMYKINGKYFLMDAEGGTSTWHSEVIFRSDSPMGTFTPWTKNPILTQRHLSAERPNPITCAGHADLIQTKEGDWWAVFLACRPINNKFENLGRETFLMPVRWSEDGFPYMTQGNETVPLILKRTGVKRDASVTFGNFEEIEDFDNASLGMQWITLRAPATELYSLSDTPGFLTLKCADVSAAEKDTPAFVCRRMQHHKFESTTRMLFNPSNEKDKAGMLLFKDEKHQYLFAVNRQGENKSVFLKRIGESEQILASDTISGNTKEIYLKVISQGTHYDFYYSLKGEKDWTLLCKDVDASYLSTTTAGGFTGSVIGLYATCK, from the coding sequence ATGAATAAAAGATCTTTTTTTGCAATTTTATCGGCCTTAGTAGTTTCTGCCGGTACATTGGGAGGTTTTTCGTCTTGCAATTTATCTAAAGCAAATGGAAATCTGCCTGCTGTTAAGGATTCTACAGCCCTTTTTGATTATTTTACTTATAAAGGTAATGATGATTTTTATAAGGAAAATCCATTGCCCGATGATGAGTCGTTTTATAATCCTATTTTGCCTGGTTGGTATTCGGATCCGAGTATATGTACGAATGGGGAAGGAGACTATTTTTTAGTGACTTCTACTTTTACTTATTTTCCGGGCGTACCTATCTTTCATAGTAGAGATTTAGTAAACTGGAAACAGGTGGGACATGTTCTTAGCCGTCCTTCCCAACTGGTCAATATGAAAGGACAGCATGTGAGTGGAGGAATTTTTGCACCGGCAATTTCATATAATCCCCACAATAAGACTTATTATATGGTAACCACCAATGTTGGAGCCGGTAATTTCTTTGTGAAAACTCAGGATCCTTTTGGAGAGTGGTCTGATCCTATTATGCTGCCTGAAGTGGGCGGAATAGATCCGTCTTTCTTTTTTGATGAAGATGGGAAAGCTTATATTGTAAATAATGATGATGCTCCGGATTATAAACCTGAGTATAGCGGGCATCGCACAATCCGCATACAAGAGTTTGATGTAAAATCGGATAAAACAATTGGACCTCGCAAAATACTGGTAAACAAAGGTGTGCATCCGGAGGAAAAACCTATTTGGATAGAAGGTCCTCATATGTATAAGATCAATGGAAAATATTTCCTTATGGATGCAGAAGGTGGCACGAGTACCTGGCATTCTGAAGTTATTTTCCGCAGTGATTCTCCGATGGGAACTTTTACTCCTTGGACGAAAAATCCAATATTAACACAACGTCATCTCAGTGCCGAACGTCCTAATCCGATTACGTGTGCCGGTCATGCTGACTTGATACAAACCAAAGAAGGTGATTGGTGGGCTGTATTTTTGGCATGCCGTCCTATAAATAATAAGTTTGAAAATTTGGGGCGTGAAACATTTTTAATGCCGGTAAGGTGGAGCGAAGATGGCTTCCCTTATATGACGCAAGGGAATGAAACTGTTCCTCTGATTCTAAAACGAACTGGCGTAAAGCGTGATGCCAGTGTTACCTTTGGTAACTTTGAAGAGATTGAAGATTTTGATAATGCTTCTTTGGGTATGCAGTGGATAACATTGCGTGCTCCTGCTACTGAATTGTATTCTTTATCCGACACTCCGGGCTTTTTGACCTTGAAGTGTGCTGATGTCAGTGCTGCTGAAAAAGATACTCCTGCTTTTGTTTGCCGTCGTATGCAGCATCATAAATTCGAATCTACTACCCGTATGTTGTTTAATCCTTCCAATGAAAAGGATAAGGCTGGTATGTTATTGTTTAAAGATGAAAAGCATCAGTATTTATTTGCAGTAAATAGGCAAGGAGAAAATAAGTCCGTTTTCCTGAAACGAATTGGAGAGTCTGAACAGATATTGGCTTCTGATACTATTTCTGGAAACACAAAAGAGATTTATTTGAAAGTTATATCTCAAGGTACTCATTATGATTTTTATTATTCCTTGAAAGGAGAAAAAGATTGGACATTGCTCTGTAAAGACGTTGATGCAAGCTATCTTTCCACAACTACGGCTGGTGGATTTACAGGTAGCGTGATAGGACTGTACGCCACTTGTAAATGA
- a CDS encoding diacylglycerol/lipid kinase family protein, which produces MSVEPNKWGVIYNPKAGTRKVQKRWKEIKAYMDSKGVSYDYVQSEGFGSVERLAGILANNGYRTIVIVGGDGALNDAINGIMLSNAEDKENIAIGIIPNGIGNDFAKYWEMSSEYKDAVDCIINNRRRKIDVGTCYYYDGEKHMTRYFLNAINIGLGASIVKITDQCKRFWGVKFLSYFMAFLSLIFERKLYRMHLKINGEHIRGRIMTVCIGSAWGYGQAPSAVPYNGWLDVSVIYRPELLQLFSGIWMLMEGRILNHKVVKPYRTQKIKVLRAQNASVDLDGRILDRHFPLDIGVLHEAITLIIPN; this is translated from the coding sequence ATGAGTGTAGAACCCAATAAATGGGGAGTGATCTATAACCCCAAAGCCGGAACGCGTAAAGTACAGAAACGGTGGAAAGAAATTAAAGCATATATGGACAGCAAAGGTGTGTCTTATGACTACGTGCAGTCCGAAGGGTTCGGTTCGGTAGAGCGTCTGGCGGGAATTCTTGCCAACAACGGATATCGCACCATTGTCATTGTAGGTGGTGACGGCGCACTGAACGACGCAATCAACGGCATCATGCTCTCCAATGCAGAAGATAAAGAGAATATTGCTATCGGCATCATCCCCAACGGAATAGGTAACGATTTTGCCAAATACTGGGAGATGAGTTCGGAATACAAGGATGCGGTAGATTGCATCATAAACAACCGCCGTCGAAAAATAGATGTAGGCACGTGCTACTACTATGACGGCGAAAAGCATATGACCCGCTACTTTCTGAATGCCATCAATATCGGGCTTGGAGCCAGTATCGTAAAAATCACCGACCAATGCAAACGTTTTTGGGGTGTGAAGTTCCTGTCCTATTTCATGGCATTCCTTTCACTGATATTCGAACGGAAACTATACCGCATGCACCTTAAAATAAACGGCGAACACATACGCGGGCGCATTATGACAGTATGCATAGGCAGTGCATGGGGATACGGGCAAGCTCCCAGTGCAGTGCCTTACAATGGTTGGTTGGACGTATCAGTTATCTATCGCCCCGAATTATTGCAGCTTTTTTCGGGAATATGGATGTTAATGGAAGGAAGAATCCTCAACCATAAAGTGGTAAAACCCTACCGTACCCAAAAGATAAAAGTATTACGTGCCCAAAACGCTTCCGTCGACTTGGACGGGCGTATTCTCGACCGTCATTTTCCATTAGACATCGGAGTGCTGCACGAAGCAATCACACTGATTATACCAAACTGA